One window of Paralichthys olivaceus isolate ysfri-2021 chromosome 20, ASM2471397v2, whole genome shotgun sequence genomic DNA carries:
- the limd1b gene encoding LIM domain-containing protein 1 isoform X1 codes for MDPSHRTSLYFGSCTKCSEAVYGAGRACRAMGHLFHDACFTCSVCSKKLSGQPFYTVSGGIYCENDFLYSGVHPTAEMCNSCGYLIMDNVVLQARGKSYHPSCFRCVVCSQGLEGQPFSVDADSRVYCVSDYHSFCYLILRLLRGFRVRAPCCATCRTPILPTEGSTESIRVVALNRSYHVECYSGDVNLM; via the exons ATGGACCCGAGTCACAGAACCAGTCTTTACTTTG GAAGTTGTACAAAATGCAGTGAAGCAGTGTACGGAGCAGGGAGAGCCTGCCGGGCGATGGGACATTTATTCCACGACGCATGTTTCACCTGCAGCGTTTGCA GTAAGAAGCTGAGTGGTCAACCGTTCTACACAGTGTCGGGAGGAATCTACTGCGAAAATGACTttttg TACTCAGGAGTTCATCCAACCGCAGAGATGTGTAACAGCTGTGGGTATTTGATCATGGATAATGTG GTCCTGCAGGCTCGTGGGAAGTCCTACCATCCGTCCTGCTTCCGCTGCGTCGTCTGCAGCCAGGGCCTGGAGGGTCAGCCCTTCTCTGTGGACGCAGACAGCCGGGTTTACTGTGTCAGCGACTACCACAG TTTCTGTTACTTAATATTGAGACTCCTTCGTGGTTTCAGGGTCCGGGCCCCCTGCTGTGCCACCTGCAGAACACCGATACTGCCGACTGAG gGGTCTACAGAGTCTATCCGAGTGGTGGCATTAAACAGAAGTTACCATGTGGAGTGTTACAGTGGTGACGTGAACCTCATGTGA
- the nrm gene encoding nurim produces MASLTGRGCFLGAVSLLNFAFVFVSAADFIRFVSFRAIYHNITGETSLCQDSIPWTVALQDSSVLWSLVVDMGLLALFTTQHSLLAWTPVKQALQSVLGALNRTAYCFTTALALQILMRYWQPVTGAPCLWSVRHAPWSIWFPLLCFTLHFLCWAIICSILMIFDYPELLGIKQVYYECLGLGDPLSYKSTGAQRFLSHLRHPVCLELGVVLWFLPALSLDRLLLAGTLSTYLALAHSLDKQDLAYLCVQIRSKMQLLAKPQCGTTEGTDTTDTTDDYYKEK; encoded by the exons ATGGCGTCTCTCACGGGACGTGGCTGCTTCCTCGGCGCGGTGTCGCTGCTGAACTTCGCCTTCGTCTTCGTTTCCGCCGCAGACTTTATCCGCTTCGTGTCGTTCAGAGCGATTTACCACAACATCACCGGAGAGACGAGCCTGTGTCAAG ACTCCATACCATGGACGGTGGCGCTGCAGGACAGCTCTGTCCTCTGGTCTCTTGTCGTGGACATGGGGCTGCTGGCTCTCTTCACCACCCAGCACAGTCTGCTGGCCTGGACGCCCGTCAAACAGGCTCTCCAGTCGGTGCTGGGGGCCCTGAACAGGACGGCATACTGCTTCACCACGGCACTGGCCCTCCAG ATCCTGATGAGGTACTGGCAGCCAGTGACTGGCGCCCCCTGTCTGTGGTCGGTGCGTCATGCACCCTGGAGCATCTGGTTCCCCCTGCTCTGCTTCACTCTGCACTTCCTGTGCTGGGCGATCATCTGCAGCATCCTCATGATCTTCGATTACCCAGAGCTGTTGGGCATCAAGCAG gtgTACTATGAGTGTCTCGGTTTGGGAGACCCTCTCTCCTACAAGTCCACCGGTGCCCAACGCTTCCTGTCTCACCTCCGCCACCCGGTGTGCCTGGAGCTGGGTGTCGTGCTGTGGTTCCTGCCGGCCTTGTCCCTGGACCGGCTCCTGCTGGCGGGGACTCTGTCGACCTACCTGGCCCTGGCACACTCTCTGGACAAACAGGATTTAGCGTACCTCTGCGTCCAGATTAGGAGCAAGATGCAGCTCCTTGCCAAGCCACAGTGCGGCACCACCGAAGGCACCGACACCACAGACACCACCGACGACTACTACAAGGAGAAGTGA
- the limd1b gene encoding LIM domain-containing protein 1 isoform X2, translating to MDPSHRTSLYFGSCTKCSEAVYGAGRACRAMGHLFHDACFTCSVCSKKLSGQPFYTVSGGIYCENDFLYSGVHPTAEMCNSCGYLIMDNVVLQARGKSYHPSCFRCVVCSQGLEGQPFSVDADSRVYCVSDYHRVRAPCCATCRTPILPTEGSTESIRVVALNRSYHVECYSGDVNLM from the exons ATGGACCCGAGTCACAGAACCAGTCTTTACTTTG GAAGTTGTACAAAATGCAGTGAAGCAGTGTACGGAGCAGGGAGAGCCTGCCGGGCGATGGGACATTTATTCCACGACGCATGTTTCACCTGCAGCGTTTGCA GTAAGAAGCTGAGTGGTCAACCGTTCTACACAGTGTCGGGAGGAATCTACTGCGAAAATGACTttttg TACTCAGGAGTTCATCCAACCGCAGAGATGTGTAACAGCTGTGGGTATTTGATCATGGATAATGTG GTCCTGCAGGCTCGTGGGAAGTCCTACCATCCGTCCTGCTTCCGCTGCGTCGTCTGCAGCCAGGGCCTGGAGGGTCAGCCCTTCTCTGTGGACGCAGACAGCCGGGTTTACTGTGTCAGCGACTACCACAG GGTCCGGGCCCCCTGCTGTGCCACCTGCAGAACACCGATACTGCCGACTGAG gGGTCTACAGAGTCTATCCGAGTGGTGGCATTAAACAGAAGTTACCATGTGGAGTGTTACAGTGGTGACGTGAACCTCATGTGA